One Fusarium pseudograminearum CS3096 chromosome 4, whole genome shotgun sequence genomic window carries:
- the HMR1 gene encoding HMR1, which translates to MASILLPKRFRGETAPAEKTTPSWASKRLTPIAQFISRLACSHPIHTVVLVAVLASTSYVGLLQESFFSTDLPTVGKADWSSLVEGSRVLRAGPETAWNWKAIEQDSVQYAGADADHLALLTLVFPDTHSAESSSTAPRSSHVPIPQNLSITPLPSTKNSFTAYSQDSILAYSLPYAEGPEFLAATQEIPSEDAVETETEHGREKKTWIMKAAKVNTQNSVVQWANNAWTEFLDLLKNAETLDIVIMFLGYIAMHLTFVSLFLSMRKLGSKFWLGICTLFSSVFAFLFGLVVTTKLGVPISVILLSEGLPFLVVTIGFEKNIVLTRAVMSHAIEHRRQIQNSKSGKGSPERSMQNVIQYAVQSAIKEKGFEIMRDYAIEIVILALGAASGVQGGLQHFCFLAAWTLFFDFILLFTFYTAILSIKLEINRIKRHVDMRMALEDDGVSRRVAENVAKSDGDWTRVKGDSSLFGRKSSSVPTFKVLMILGFIFVNIVNICSIPFRNPSSLSTIRTWASSLGGVVAPLSVDPFKVASNGLDAILAAAKSNNRPTLVTILTPIKYELEYPSIHYALGSAINGNNAEYTDAFHHHFQGYGVGGRMVGGILKSLEDPVLSKWIVIALALSVALNGYLFNVARWGIKDPNVPEHNIDRNELARAQQFNDTGSATLPLGEYVPPTPMRTEPSTPAITDDEAEGFQMTKVRSDKLPNRPNEELEKLLAEKRVQEMSDEELVSLSMRGKIPGYALEKTLGDFTRAVKIRRSIIARNRATSDLTHSLERSKLPFEKYNWERVFGACCENVIGYMPLPVGVAGPLVIDGQSYFIPMATTEGVLVASASRGCKAINSGGGAVTVLTADGMTRGPCVAFETLERAGAAKLWLDSEAGSDTMKKAFNSTSRFARLQSMKTALAGTNLYIRFKTTTGDAMGMNMISKGVEHALSVMSNEAGFDDMQIVSVSGNYCTDKKAAALNWIDGRGKGVVAEAIIPGEVVRSVLKSDVDALVELNISKNLIGSAMAGSVGGFNAHAANIVAAIFLATGQDPAQVVESANCITIMKNLRGALQISVSMPSLEVGTLGGGTILEPQSAMLDLLGVRGSHPTNPGDNSRRLARIIGASVLAGELSLCSALAAGHLVKAHMQHNRSAAPSRSTTPAPMTPVSLAMTNGPERSASTTSMSAAAIQRSKR; encoded by the exons ATGGCTTCGATACTTCTGCCGAAACGCTTCCGCGGCGAAACTGCGCCTGCCGAAAAAACCACACCGTCATGGGCTTCCAAGCGACTCACCCCCATCGCCCAATTCATCTCTCGCCTAGCTTGCTCCCACCCCATTCACACCGTCGTTCTCGTCGCCGTCCTTGCGAGTACTTCATACGTCGGTCTACTCCaggagagcttcttcagcACTGATCTCCCTACCGTGGGCAAGGCCGACTGGTCTTCCCTCGTTGAAGGAAGTCGTGTCTTGCGCGCAGGCCCTGAGACTGCCTGGAATTGGAAGGCGATTGAGCAGGACTCTGTCCAGTACGCTGGCGCTGATGCCGACCACCTTGCTCTCCTGACTCTCGTCTTCCCCGACACCCACTCAGCCGAATCTTCCAGCACTGCTCCTCGATCCAGCCATGTGCCTATTCCTCAGAACCTGTCCATTACACCTCTTCCCTCGACCAAGAACTCGTTCACCGCCTATTCTCAAGATAGCATCCTCGCCTACTCTCTTCCTTATGCTGAGGGCCCCGAGTTCCTTGCTGCTACCCAGGAGATTCCCAGCGAGGATGCCGTCGAGACTGAGACAGAGCACGGCcgtgagaagaagacatggatcatgaaggctgccaaggtcaacacCCAGAACAGCGTTGTCCAATGGGCCAACAATGCCTGGACTGAGttcctcgaccttctcaAGAACGCCGAGACCCTCGACATTGTCATTATGTTCCTCGGCTACATTGCCATGCACTTGACCTTTGtctccctctttctctccatgCGAAAGTTGGGATCCAAGTTCTGGCTCGGTATCTGCACGCTGTTCTCTTCCGTCTTTgccttcctcttcggtcttgtcgtcaccaccaagcttggtgTTCCCATCAGCGTTATTCTTCTGTCTGAGGGTCTTCCTTTCTTGGTCGTCACCATTGGCTTTGAGAAGAACATTGTCCTCACCCGCGCCGTCATGTCGCACGCCATTGAGCACCGCCGCCAAATCCAAAACTCCAAGTCTGGCAAGGGATCCCCTGAGCGTTCCATGCAGAACGTCATCCAGTACGCTGTTCAGtctgccatcaaggagaagggttTCGAGATCATGCGCGACTACGCCATTGAGATTGTCATTCTTGCCCTCGGTGCTGCTTCTGGTGTCCAGGGTGGCCTCCAGcacttctgcttcttggctgcttggacTCTGTTCTTTGACTTTATTCTCCTCTTCACTTTTTACACTGCCATtctcagcatcaagctcgaGATCAACCGCATCAAGCGCCACGTTGACATGCGCATGGctcttgaggatgatggcgtCAGCCGCCGAGTTGCCGAGAACGTTGCCAAGAGTGACGGTGATTGGACACGCGTCAAGGGcgactcttctcttttcgGTCGCAAGAGCAGCAGCGTTCCCACTTTCAAGGTTTTGATGATCCTCGGtttcatctttgtcaacattgtcaacatctGCTCCATTCCTTTCCGCAACCCCAGCTCTTTGTCCACCATTCGCACTTGGGCTAGCAGTCtcggtggtgttgttgctccTCTTTCCGTCGACCCCTTCAAGGTCGCGTCCAACGGTTTGGACGCTATTCTGGCTGccgccaagagcaacaaccGCCCTACCCTGGTTACCATTCTCACTCCCATCAAGTACGAGCTCGAGTATCCTTCTATTCACTACGCACTTGGTTCTGCCATCAACGGAAACAACGCCGAATACACCGATGCTTTCCACCACCACTTCCAAGGCTACGGCGTTGGTGGCCGCATGGTTGGCGGAATCCTCAAGTCCCTCGAGGACCCCGTCCTCTCCAAGTGGATCGTcattgctcttgctctcagCGTTGCCCTGAACGGTTACCTCTTCAACGTCGCCCGCTGGGGTATCAAGGACCCCAATGTTCCCGAGCACAACATCGACCGAAACGAGCTCGCCCGTGCTCAGCAGTTCAACGACACCGGCTCCGCTACTCTTCCTCTTGGCGAATACGTTCCTCCTACTCCCATGCGCACTGAGCCCAGCACTCCCGCCATCACCGACGATGAGGCTGAGGGTTTTCAGATGACCAAGGTTCGCTCTGACAAGCTGCCCAACCGACCCAATGAggaacttgagaagctcttggCTGAGAAGCGAGTCCAAGAGATGAGCGACGAGGAGCTTGTTTCCCTGTCCATGCGCGGCAAGATTCCTGGTTACGCCCTTGAGAAGACTCTTGGTGATTTTACCCGTGCTGTCAAGATCCGACGTTCCATCATCGCTCGTAACAGGGCCACTTCTGACTTGACCCACTCCCTCGAACGATCCAAGCTGCCTTTTGAGAAGTACAACTGGGAGCGCGTCTTTGGTGCCTGCTGTGAGAACGTTATCGGATACATGCCCCTCCCCGTTGGTGTTGCTGGACCTCTTGTCATCGATGGCCAGAGCTACTTCATTCCCATGGCTACTACTGAGGGTGTCCTGgttgccagtgccagccGAGGTTGCAAGGCTATCAACTCTGGAGGCGGTGCCGTTACTGTCCTGACTGCCGATGGTATGACCCGTGGTCCTTGTGTTGCTTTCGAGACTCTTGAGCGAGCTGGTGCTGCCAAGCTCTGGCTTGACTCCGAGGCTGGTTCAGacacgatgaagaaggcttTCAACTCGACCAGTCGTTTCGCCCGTCTCCAGTCTATGAAGACTGCTCTTGCTGGTACCAACCTCTACATTCGATTCAAGACTACTACTGGTGACGCTATGGGCATGAACATGATCTCCAAGGGTGTCGAGCACGCCCTGAGCGTCATGTCTAACGAGGCTGGATTCGACGACATGCAGATTGTCTCTGTTTCTGGTAACTACTGTACCGATAAGAAAGCTGCTGCTCTCAACTGGATCGATGGTCGTGGTAAGGGTGTCGTCGCCGAGGCCATCATTCCTGGTGAGGTTGTCCGCAGCGTTCTGAAGAGCGATGTCGATGCCCTTGTCGAACTCAACATTtccaagaacttgatcgGTTCCGCCATGGCTGGTTCAGTCGGTGGATTCAACGCCCACGCTGCCAACATTGTCGCTGCTATCTTCTTGGCCACTGGCCAGGACCCTGCTCAGGTTGTTGAGAGCGCCAACTGTATcaccatcatgaagaa CCTTCGCGGAGCTCTCCAAATCTCTGTTTCCATGCCTTCTCTCGAGGTTGGAACCCTCGGTGGTGGTACTATCCTTGAGCCCCAAAGCGCTATGCTTGATCTCCTCGGTGTCCGTGGCTCTCACCCCACCAACCCTGGTGACAACTCCCGCCGTTTGGCCCGTATCATCGGTGCCTCTGTCCTTGCTGGAGAGCTTTCTCTCTGCAGTGCTTTGGCTGCCGGTCACCTGGTTAAGGCCCACATGCAGCACAACCGAAGTGCTGCTCCCTCTCGCAGCACCACTCCCGCTCCTATGACGCCTGTTTCTCTTGCCATGACCAATGGCCCAGAGCGCtcggcttcaacaacatcgatgAGCGCTGCTGCCATCCAGAGGTCAAAGCGATAA